In one window of Acidovorax sp. HDW3 DNA:
- the galU gene encoding UTP--glucose-1-phosphate uridylyltransferase GalU, producing MTATRIRKAVFPVAGLGTRFLPATKASPKEMLPVVDKPLIQYAVEEAYEAGIRDMVFVTGRSKRAIEDHFDTAYELENELEQAGKKDMLELVHSIAPDDMNCLFVRQPRSLGLGHAVLCAEPLVGNEPFAVLLADDLMVGEGKGPGVMAQMTAAFEKQGRSLLAVQEVPQEHTKRYGIVKGEAAGGPLIRVDQIVEKPAPEVAPSRMGVAGRYVLTPRIFEEIRNQPRGVGGEIQLTDAIARLMAHEAVYAYQYSGKRYDCGSKEGFLEATVELALQHPQVGAQFRAYLQGLAL from the coding sequence ATGACCGCTACCCGCATCCGCAAAGCCGTTTTCCCCGTCGCCGGCCTGGGCACGCGCTTTTTGCCCGCCACCAAGGCATCGCCCAAGGAGATGCTGCCGGTGGTCGATAAACCGCTCATCCAGTACGCCGTGGAAGAAGCCTACGAGGCCGGCATCCGCGACATGGTGTTTGTGACGGGCCGCAGCAAGCGCGCCATCGAAGACCACTTCGACACCGCCTACGAGCTGGAAAACGAGCTGGAGCAGGCCGGCAAAAAGGACATGCTGGAGCTCGTGCACAGCATCGCGCCCGACGACATGAACTGCCTGTTCGTGCGCCAGCCGCGCAGCCTGGGCCTGGGCCACGCCGTGCTGTGCGCCGAGCCGCTGGTGGGCAACGAGCCCTTTGCCGTGCTGCTGGCCGATGACTTAATGGTGGGTGAGGGCAAAGGCCCCGGCGTGATGGCGCAGATGACCGCTGCGTTTGAAAAACAAGGCCGCTCCCTGCTGGCCGTGCAGGAGGTGCCCCAGGAGCACACCAAGCGCTACGGCATCGTCAAAGGCGAGGCCGCAGGCGGGCCGCTGATCCGCGTCGATCAAATCGTGGAAAAGCCCGCGCCCGAAGTGGCCCCCTCGCGCATGGGCGTGGCCGGGCGCTATGTGCTGACGCCGCGCATCTTTGAAGAAATCCGCAACCAGCCGCGTGGCGTGGGCGGCGAGATCCAACTCACCGACGCCATCGCCCGCCTGATGGCGCATGAGGCCGTTTACGCTTACCAATACAGCGGCAAGCGCTACGATTGTGGTAGCAAAGAAGGCTTTTTGGAGGCCACGGTAGAGCTGGCCCTGCAGCACCCGCAGGTGGGGGCGCAGTTTCGGGCGTATTTGCAGGGCTTGGCCTTGTAA
- a CDS encoding Sir2 family NAD-dependent protein deacetylase, translated as MSTAPPTPATPTGRSTPSIEQQLTQAAEWIASADGLLIAAGAGIGIDSGLPDFRGKAGFWRAYPALKKGRLPFDRIASPDAFRRLPSTAWGFYGHRLNLYRATQPHAGFALLRTWGARMPHGCFVYTSNVDGQFHKAGFPESRIVECHGSIHRLQCVTDCAGHLWSAANFHPQVHEATCQLQSELPRCPHCGALARPNILLFNDGHWNDLWTERQHMLLDAWLGSTPPPLVIEIGAGRAIATVRHFSQRMQQRGSRLIRINPDDARVNNAHAIELSLGARDALEQINALLV; from the coding sequence ATGAGCACCGCCCCACCCACTCCAGCCACCCCTACGGGCCGCAGCACCCCGTCGATTGAGCAGCAACTCACCCAGGCCGCAGAGTGGATCGCCAGCGCCGACGGCCTGCTCATTGCCGCAGGCGCAGGCATCGGCATCGACTCCGGCCTGCCGGACTTTCGCGGCAAGGCAGGCTTCTGGCGCGCCTACCCCGCGCTGAAAAAAGGCCGCCTGCCGTTCGACCGCATCGCATCGCCCGACGCCTTTCGGCGGCTCCCATCCACCGCCTGGGGCTTTTACGGCCACCGCCTCAACCTCTACCGCGCCACGCAGCCGCACGCCGGGTTCGCGCTGCTGCGCACCTGGGGCGCGCGCATGCCGCACGGCTGCTTTGTGTACACCAGCAACGTCGATGGGCAGTTCCACAAAGCAGGCTTCCCCGAGTCGCGCATCGTGGAATGCCACGGCTCCATCCACCGCCTGCAATGCGTTACCGACTGCGCGGGCCACCTCTGGTCCGCCGCAAACTTCCACCCCCAGGTTCATGAAGCCACCTGCCAGTTGCAAAGCGAGCTGCCGCGCTGCCCCCACTGCGGCGCGCTGGCGCGGCCCAACATCCTGCTGTTCAACGACGGGCACTGGAACGACCTGTGGACAGAGCGCCAGCACATGCTGCTCGACGCCTGGCTCGGCAGCACCCCGCCCCCGCTGGTCATCGAAATCGGCGCGGGCCGCGCCATCGCCACCGTGCGCCACTTCAGCCAGCGCATGCAGCAGCGCGGCAGCAGGCTCATCCGCATCAACCCGGACGACGCCCGCGTCAACAACGCCCACGCCATTGAACTTTCGCTGGGTGCCAGGGATGCACTGGAACAAATCAACGCCCTGTTGGTGTGA
- a CDS encoding DnaA ATPase domain-containing protein → MLYRPRRDWTLASFTPRKSSQHARAAGIRFVAQERPAPTTLVLAGPPGSGKTHLLHALAQHARRNPTIDQIACLGATQWAQEIAAGLHFGDSHRVLQHFAQQDLLALDDADRLWGLPQAQQAFAQLLQERQAQGLRTLLTATLYSAGSHNPQPLCALLAEQAAVRLW, encoded by the coding sequence ATGCTCTACCGCCCCCGGCGCGACTGGACGCTCGCCAGCTTCACCCCCCGCAAGAGCAGCCAGCATGCGCGGGCGGCGGGCATCCGCTTCGTCGCGCAAGAGCGCCCCGCGCCCACCACCCTGGTGCTGGCCGGGCCGCCGGGCAGCGGCAAAACCCACCTGCTCCACGCCCTGGCCCAGCACGCGCGCCGCAACCCCACCATCGACCAGATCGCCTGCCTTGGTGCCACCCAATGGGCGCAGGAAATAGCCGCCGGGCTGCACTTTGGCGACAGCCACCGGGTGCTGCAACACTTTGCGCAGCAAGACCTGCTGGCCCTGGACGACGCCGACCGCCTCTGGGGCCTGCCGCAGGCGCAGCAGGCCTTTGCCCAACTGCTGCAAGAGCGCCAGGCGCAAGGATTGCGCACGCTGCTGACGGCGACGCTGTATTCGGCTGGGAGCCACAACCCGCAACCGCTGTGCGCGCTGCTGGCTGAGCAGGCGGCGGTGCGGTTGTGGTGA
- a CDS encoding PP2C family serine/threonine-protein phosphatase → MTPPMHIHAFQQAIAPAALGRTRAGAPQDALAIQTVAERHLWQKPQGHFAGVAEGGFAWVSVADGVASSPCAALASRSLLQVLHASALPQAANALPGLVRRARHDWQSRHLRPRTQGAACTLASLLHVQGQVCAVNCGDSRIWRLRPQADGSVQWLQISRDHTLWQQMLDAGEVQPEDAADYASIYQGLAHCLVLGDSDEEEASADADWLHIWHGQAALGDCYLLATDGLHDSLPAARLQALWQAQQPPQANLDALHAAYRQAGAPDDISVIVLEIQK, encoded by the coding sequence ATGACACCACCCATGCACATCCACGCCTTCCAGCAAGCCATTGCCCCCGCCGCCCTGGGCCGCACCCGCGCCGGGGCGCCGCAGGATGCGCTGGCCATCCAGACGGTGGCCGAGCGCCACCTGTGGCAAAAGCCCCAGGGCCACTTTGCGGGCGTGGCCGAAGGCGGGTTTGCCTGGGTGTCGGTGGCCGATGGCGTGGCGTCCAGCCCCTGCGCCGCCCTGGCCAGCCGCAGCCTGCTGCAGGTTTTGCACGCCAGCGCCCTGCCCCAGGCCGCCAACGCGCTGCCGGGCCTGGTGCGCCGCGCCCGGCACGACTGGCAAAGCCGCCACCTGCGCCCACGCACCCAGGGCGCGGCCTGCACGCTGGCCAGCCTGCTGCATGTGCAGGGCCAGGTCTGCGCCGTCAACTGCGGCGATTCGCGCATCTGGCGGCTGCGCCCGCAGGCGGATGGCAGCGTGCAATGGCTGCAGATCAGCCGTGACCACACGCTGTGGCAACAAATGCTGGATGCGGGCGAGGTGCAGCCCGAAGATGCGGCGGACTACGCCAGCATCTACCAGGGGCTGGCGCATTGCCTGGTGCTGGGCGACAGCGACGAGGAAGAAGCGAGCGCAGACGCAGACTGGCTGCACATCTGGCACGGCCAGGCCGCCCTTGGCGACTGCTACCTGCTGGCTACGGACGGGCTGCACGACAGCCTGCCCGCAGCGCGCCTGCAAGCGCTGTGGCAGGCGCAGCAGCCGCCGCAGGCCAACTTGGACGCGCTGCATGCGGCGTACCGGCAGGCGGGTGCGCCGGATGATATTTCAGTGATTGTGCTGGAAATTCAAAAATGA
- a CDS encoding ATP-binding protein has protein sequence MAYRHPRPPQKPEPHIALWMLRLLTLPEAPSQFVGKEGFSHNRLAFAVGLDHWIDPEDRPFDPQAARADLYQLLAQAQRACAHAPLPAVLQGNVQRLATLLGLGAVESQVLVFAVCLHTEPLLEKAADTLESLSSPQVIQTLAAVLDAPAAQVRQALANQGLLARTGLLTIDKRCSSDLKSKLDLLSNDFSDQMLAAEINPIELLRGKIQPAPAATLQLADYAHIQPMLDIIRPWLRHAQASGRRGVNLLCYGPPGTGKTELARSLAQDLDCPLFEVSNEDEDGDPIDGMNRLRAFRAAQSFLAQRRALLLLDEAEDVFSESPLRRSAAQSSKAWLNRALEDNPVPTLWLTNDVASLDPAFVRRFDIVLELPVPPRAQRQRMLQAQGGGWLDAPRLQRLAECEQLSPAVIARASSVAQALAPRIGQEASAHALERLVNHTLQAQGHRPLQRHDPHRLPELYDPAFTHADTDLNALAQGLAAAQTQGHGARLCLYGPPGTGKTAFGRWLAERLDKPLQVRRASDLLSMYVGEAEKNIARAFRQAEDEGALLLIDEVDSFLQDRRGAQRSWEVTQVNEMLTQMEGFAGIFIASTNLMDGLDAAALRRFDLKVKLDYLRADQAWALLQRHCAPLGLAAPGAPEQVRLARLRQLTPGDFAAVLRQQRFRPLADAGALVTALEAECSLKGGGQQAMGFV, from the coding sequence ATGGCCTACCGCCACCCCCGCCCGCCCCAAAAGCCAGAGCCACACATCGCGCTGTGGATGCTGCGCCTGCTGACCTTGCCCGAGGCACCGAGCCAATTCGTGGGCAAGGAAGGCTTCTCGCACAATAGGCTGGCCTTTGCCGTGGGGCTGGATCACTGGATTGACCCCGAGGATCGCCCCTTCGACCCCCAGGCTGCCCGCGCCGATCTGTACCAGTTGCTGGCCCAGGCGCAACGGGCCTGCGCCCATGCGCCATTGCCTGCCGTGCTGCAAGGCAACGTGCAGCGACTGGCCACGCTGCTGGGGCTGGGCGCGGTGGAATCGCAGGTCTTGGTCTTTGCCGTGTGCCTGCACACCGAGCCGCTGCTGGAAAAAGCGGCGGACACGCTGGAGTCGCTCTCGTCCCCCCAGGTCATCCAGACTCTGGCGGCAGTGCTGGACGCGCCCGCCGCGCAAGTGCGCCAGGCGCTGGCCAACCAGGGCTTGCTGGCCCGCACGGGCTTGCTCACCATTGACAAACGTTGCAGCAGCGACCTCAAAAGCAAGCTGGATCTGCTCTCCAACGATTTTTCCGACCAGATGCTGGCAGCGGAAATCAACCCCATCGAACTGCTGCGCGGCAAAATCCAGCCCGCCCCCGCCGCCACGCTGCAACTGGCCGACTACGCCCACATCCAGCCCATGCTGGACATCATCCGCCCCTGGCTGCGCCACGCCCAGGCCAGCGGGCGGCGCGGCGTCAACCTGCTGTGCTACGGCCCGCCCGGCACCGGCAAGACCGAGCTGGCGCGCAGCCTGGCGCAAGACCTGGACTGCCCGCTGTTTGAAGTCAGCAACGAGGACGAGGACGGCGACCCCATCGACGGCATGAACCGCCTGCGCGCCTTTCGCGCCGCGCAAAGCTTTTTGGCGCAACGCCGCGCCCTGCTGCTGCTCGACGAGGCCGAAGACGTGTTCAGCGAAAGCCCCCTGCGCCGCAGCGCCGCGCAGTCGAGCAAAGCCTGGCTCAACCGCGCGCTGGAGGACAACCCCGTGCCCACGCTGTGGCTGACCAACGACGTTGCCAGCCTGGACCCGGCCTTTGTGCGCCGCTTCGACATCGTGCTGGAGCTGCCCGTGCCCCCGCGCGCGCAGCGCCAGCGCATGTTGCAGGCGCAGGGCGGCGGCTGGCTCGACGCCCCGCGTCTGCAGCGCCTGGCCGAGTGCGAGCAGCTCTCGCCCGCCGTCATCGCCCGCGCCAGCAGCGTGGCCCAGGCGCTGGCCCCCCGCATCGGCCAGGAAGCCAGCGCCCACGCCCTGGAACGGCTGGTCAACCACACCCTGCAGGCCCAGGGCCACCGCCCCCTGCAGCGCCACGACCCGCACCGCCTGCCCGAGCTGTACGACCCGGCCTTCACCCACGCGGACACGGACCTGAACGCCCTCGCCCAGGGGCTGGCCGCCGCCCAAACCCAGGGCCACGGCGCGCGCCTGTGCCTGTACGGGCCACCGGGCACCGGCAAAACCGCCTTTGGCCGCTGGCTGGCCGAACGGCTGGACAAACCACTGCAAGTGAGGCGCGCTTCCGACCTGCTGTCGATGTACGTGGGCGAGGCCGAAAAAAACATCGCCCGCGCCTTCCGCCAGGCCGAGGACGAGGGCGCACTGCTGCTGATCGACGAGGTGGACAGCTTTTTGCAAGACCGCCGGGGCGCGCAGCGCAGCTGGGAGGTCACGCAGGTGAACGAAATGCTCACGCAGATGGAGGGCTTTGCGGGCATCTTCATCGCCAGCACCAACCTGATGGACGGACTGGACGCCGCCGCGCTGCGCCGCTTTGATTTGAAGGTGAAGCTGGACTACCTGCGTGCTGACCAGGCCTGGGCGCTCTTGCAGCGCCACTGCGCCCCACTCGGCCTGGCAGCGCCCGGCGCGCCCGAGCAGGTGCGCCTGGCCCGGTTGCGCCAACTCACCCCCGGCGACTTTGCCGCCGTGCTGCGCCAGCAACGCTTTCGGCCCCTGGCCGATGCCGGGGCGCTGGTAACAGCGCTGGAGGCGGAATGCAGCTTGAAGGGCGGGGGCCAACAGGCCATGGGCTTTGTGTGA
- a CDS encoding DUF262 domain-containing protein, whose translation MRRNCFHRRSGGGNTHNADTIYTKPVTGRLRIPEYQRPYRWGEQQINALLQDLHEHKKNKHVKTRLFVDRATKHTLLHSTNPCPAAPKPWTPPCSWSSCCAAFRAGARFPRPNCTHSSRAQGLTVTCAPSSASWKR comes from the coding sequence GTGCGGCGCAACTGTTTTCACCGGCGTTCTGGGGGGGGCAACACGCACAACGCAGACACCATCTACACCAAGCCAGTAACTGGCCGTCTGCGTATCCCGGAATATCAGCGCCCCTACCGCTGGGGTGAACAGCAGATCAACGCCTTGCTGCAAGACCTGCACGAACACAAGAAAAACAAGCATGTCAAGACCCGCCTGTTTGTAGATCGCGCTACAAAACACACACTGCTGCACTCAACAAACCCATGCCCCGCCGCCCCGAAACCCTGGACACCGCCCTGCTCATGGTCGAGCTGCTGCGCCGCATTCCGCGCGGGCGCAAGATTTCCACGTCCGAATTGCACGCACAGCTCCAGGGCGCAGGGTTTGACCGTGACCTGCGCACCATCCAGCGCCAGCTGGAAACGCTGA
- a CDS encoding helix-turn-helix transcriptional regulator, with protein sequence MPRGRKISTSELHAQLQGAGFDRDLRTIQRQLETLSQHFDIERDERSKPYGYRWLERSQGLALPHLTPQESLLLLLAQEHLKHLLPARLMQSMDGFFSQARRNLEAAPDTSSAKLERQWPHKVRVVATSQPLLAPAIAAGVFEAVSEALYANRWLELDYRNAAGKLRQAKVMPLGLAQQGPRLYLVCRFEDYDNERSLALHRIRKASVCTLGFERPPDFDLQRYDEDGRFGFGEGQRIRLTFEIEAGTGLHLTESPLSRDQQVAKTEDGWLHVAATVVDSAMLDWWLRGFGAHVRAITKTPLPANRPGGGDV encoded by the coding sequence ATTCCGCGCGGGCGCAAGATTTCCACGTCCGAATTGCACGCACAGCTCCAGGGCGCAGGGTTTGACCGTGACCTGCGCACCATCCAGCGCCAGCTGGAAACGCTGAGCCAGCATTTCGACATCGAGCGCGACGAGCGCAGCAAGCCCTATGGCTACCGCTGGCTGGAGCGTTCGCAGGGCCTGGCGCTGCCGCACCTCACGCCGCAGGAATCGCTGTTGCTGCTGCTGGCGCAAGAGCACCTCAAGCACCTGCTGCCCGCGCGCCTGATGCAGTCCATGGATGGCTTTTTTTCCCAGGCGCGGCGCAATCTGGAGGCTGCGCCCGACACAAGCAGCGCCAAACTGGAGCGCCAATGGCCGCACAAGGTGCGCGTGGTGGCCACCAGCCAGCCGCTGCTGGCGCCAGCCATCGCCGCCGGGGTGTTCGAGGCCGTGAGCGAGGCCCTGTACGCCAACCGCTGGCTGGAGCTGGACTACCGCAACGCCGCCGGCAAGCTGCGCCAGGCCAAGGTCATGCCCCTGGGGCTGGCGCAGCAGGGGCCGCGCCTGTACCTGGTGTGCCGCTTTGAGGATTACGACAACGAGCGCAGCCTGGCGCTGCACCGCATCCGCAAGGCCAGCGTCTGCACCCTGGGCTTTGAGCGCCCGCCAGACTTTGATTTGCAGCGCTACGACGAGGATGGCCGCTTTGGTTTTGGCGAGGGCCAACGCATCCGGCTGACGTTTGAGATAGAAGCCGGCACGGGCCTGCACCTGACGGAGTCGCCCCTGTCACGCGACCAGCAGGTGGCAAAAACGGAGGATGGCTGGCTGCACGTTGCCGCAACGGTGGTCGATAGCGCCATGCTCGACTGGTGGCTGCGCGGCTTTGGCGCCCATGTGCGCGCCATCACAAAAACACCACTGCCCGCAAACCGCCCCGGCGGGGGCGATGTTTGA
- a CDS encoding AMP-binding protein, protein MTYPNNIFAGLIASRALEAPDFDVLTIEGAGQRPDEVRSYRQLWDNGQRLAQVLQQQGVQPGERIALLMANHVEFVEAMVAASIVGAAVVPIDPRTKGDKLHFLLTSSQCSAAFAADYALPHLQPLRARLPGLRVVLAFATDEGSQPLGAWPGVIDWEAAAPLAAPDLPIATTDPDSALELIFTSGTTGDPKGIVLTHRRYCDTAALAQRLFAYRDDEVLYSGLSLTHANAQLLTLGAALACRLRCVLSRRFTKSRLWDITRKYGATSFTLLGGMTTAVYAEPPRANDADNPVRCVVSAGMPAAIWQDFQQRFGVQILEFYGAAEGGLTFNYPGQGPVGSIGKPPPTLVHRIVDEDGQDVAPGQPGELLFRHASGDPFVVQYFGNPEASKRKCAGGWLHMGDVVHQDAEGWLYFDHRKGSGIRRNGEFIATAFIEKAIAESGLVDDVYVYGVTSAHLAPGEKEVVAAVVPKDAARFDAQALFALCREQLEAGMVPGFIQVLAQIPKTASEKPQERFLLEAFEGQLQQVHVRR, encoded by the coding sequence ATGACCTACCCCAACAACATCTTTGCCGGCCTGATCGCCAGCCGGGCGCTGGAGGCGCCGGACTTTGACGTGCTGACCATCGAGGGCGCAGGCCAGCGCCCCGACGAGGTGCGCAGCTACCGCCAGTTGTGGGACAACGGCCAGCGCCTGGCGCAGGTGCTGCAGCAGCAGGGCGTGCAGCCCGGCGAGCGCATTGCGCTGCTCATGGCCAACCATGTGGAATTCGTCGAGGCCATGGTGGCGGCCAGCATCGTCGGCGCCGCCGTCGTGCCCATCGACCCGCGCACCAAGGGCGACAAGCTGCATTTTTTGCTCACCAGCAGCCAGTGCAGCGCCGCCTTTGCCGCCGACTACGCGCTGCCCCACCTGCAGCCGCTGCGTGCGCGCCTGCCGGGCCTGCGCGTGGTACTGGCTTTTGCCACCGACGAGGGCAGCCAGCCCCTGGGCGCGTGGCCGGGCGTGATCGACTGGGAAGCCGCCGCGCCCCTGGCCGCACCCGACCTGCCCATTGCCACCACCGACCCGGACAGCGCGCTGGAGCTGATCTTCACCTCCGGCACCACGGGCGACCCCAAGGGCATCGTCCTCACGCACCGGCGCTACTGCGACACGGCGGCGCTGGCCCAGCGCCTGTTTGCCTACCGCGATGACGAAGTGCTGTATTCCGGCCTGTCGCTCACCCACGCCAACGCGCAGCTCCTCACCCTGGGCGCGGCCCTGGCCTGCCGCCTGCGCTGCGTGCTCTCGCGGCGCTTTACCAAGTCGCGGCTGTGGGACATCACGCGCAAATACGGCGCCACCAGCTTCACCCTGCTGGGCGGCATGACCACGGCGGTGTACGCCGAGCCGCCCCGCGCCAACGACGCCGACAACCCGGTGCGCTGCGTGGTGTCCGCCGGTATGCCAGCGGCCATCTGGCAGGATTTTCAGCAGCGCTTTGGCGTGCAGATTCTGGAGTTCTACGGCGCCGCCGAAGGGGGCCTGACCTTCAACTACCCCGGCCAGGGCCCGGTGGGCAGCATCGGCAAGCCGCCGCCCACGCTGGTGCACCGCATCGTCGATGAAGATGGCCAGGACGTGGCGCCCGGCCAGCCGGGCGAGCTGCTGTTTCGCCACGCCAGCGGCGACCCGTTCGTGGTGCAGTACTTCGGCAACCCCGAGGCGTCCAAGCGCAAATGCGCTGGCGGCTGGCTGCACATGGGCGACGTGGTGCACCAGGACGCCGAAGGGTGGCTGTACTTCGACCACCGCAAGGGCAGCGGCATCCGGCGCAACGGCGAATTCATCGCCACCGCCTTCATCGAAAAGGCGATTGCCGAATCGGGCCTGGTGGACGACGTGTACGTCTATGGCGTGACCAGCGCGCACCTGGCCCCGGGCGAGAAGGAGGTGGTCGCCGCCGTCGTACCCAAGGACGCGGCGCGCTTTGACGCGCAGGCGCTCTTTGCCCTGTGCCGCGAGCAGCTGGAGGCCGGCATGGTGCCGGGCTTCATCCAGGTGCTGGCGCAAATCCCCAAGACCGCGTCGGAGAAGCCGCAGGAGCGGTTTTTGCTGGAGGCCTTCGAGGGGCAGCTGCAGCAGGTGCATGTGCGCCGCTGA
- a CDS encoding thiolase family protein yields MDTVFIAGVGMTPFGRHLGQSVKDLTRQAVQAALQDAGCERAQLQSAFFANATQGHMEGQHMVRGQLALRSMGIAGIPVVNVENACASASTALHLAVQQVRSGAADIVLAVGAEKMVSEDKARMFAAFDGAWDVHDVQASKARLLAMGEGVTPPAGSQSPRPYSVFMDIYAAMGRLHMGLYGSTQAQFAAVAAKNHGHSVHNPLAQYREAMSVEQVLAAPPISYPITLPMCSPVSDGAAAAIVCNAAGLKRLQGNASRAVRVLGCVLQTGSDRAADNLQNHLVRKAAHRLYAQAGVAPQDVNVAEVHDATAIGEVLQSELLGLVPEGQGGLAAERGETALGGRIPINPSGGLESKGHPIGATGLGQVFELVTQLRGEAGSRQVPGVRIALAENGGGLAGVEEAVACLTLLGR; encoded by the coding sequence GTGGACACCGTATTCATCGCCGGCGTGGGCATGACGCCCTTTGGCCGCCACCTGGGCCAAAGCGTCAAGGACCTCACGCGCCAGGCCGTACAGGCCGCACTGCAGGACGCCGGTTGCGAGCGCGCCCAGCTGCAGTCGGCCTTTTTCGCCAACGCCACCCAGGGCCACATGGAGGGCCAGCACATGGTGCGCGGCCAGTTGGCGCTGCGCTCCATGGGCATTGCCGGCATTCCGGTGGTCAACGTGGAAAACGCCTGCGCCAGCGCCAGCACCGCGCTGCACCTGGCGGTGCAGCAGGTACGAAGCGGCGCAGCCGACATCGTGCTGGCCGTGGGCGCGGAAAAAATGGTGTCCGAGGACAAGGCGCGCATGTTCGCCGCCTTCGATGGCGCCTGGGACGTGCATGACGTGCAGGCGAGCAAGGCGCGCCTTCTGGCCATGGGCGAGGGCGTCACGCCGCCTGCGGGCAGCCAGTCGCCGCGCCCCTACAGCGTGTTCATGGACATTTACGCCGCCATGGGCCGGCTGCACATGGGGCTGTACGGCAGCACCCAGGCGCAGTTTGCGGCGGTGGCGGCCAAGAACCACGGGCATTCGGTGCACAACCCGCTGGCGCAGTACCGCGAGGCCATGAGCGTGGAGCAGGTGCTGGCCGCGCCGCCCATCAGTTACCCCATCACCTTGCCCATGTGCTCGCCGGTGAGCGACGGCGCGGCGGCGGCCATCGTCTGCAACGCGGCGGGTTTGAAGCGCCTGCAGGGCAATGCCAGCCGTGCGGTGCGCGTGCTCGGCTGCGTGCTGCAAACCGGCAGCGACCGCGCGGCGGATAACCTGCAAAACCACCTGGTGCGCAAGGCAGCGCACCGGCTGTACGCACAGGCCGGCGTGGCTCCGCAAGATGTGAACGTGGCCGAGGTGCACGACGCCACCGCCATCGGCGAGGTGCTGCAGTCGGAGCTGCTGGGTCTGGTGCCCGAGGGCCAGGGGGGCCTGGCCGCCGAGCGCGGCGAGACGGCGCTGGGCGGGCGCATCCCCATCAACCCCTCGGGCGGGCTGGAGAGCAAGGGCCACCCGATTGGCGCCACCGGCCTGGGGCAGGTGTTCGAGCTGGTCACGCAACTGCGCGGCGAGGCCGGAAGCCGGCAGGTGCCGGGCGTACGCATCGCCCTGGCGGAAAACGGCGGCGGCCTCGCGGGCGTGGAAGAGGCCGTGGCCTGCCTGACGCTGCTGGGCCGCTGA
- a CDS encoding trans-acting enoyl reductase family protein: protein MATQYQVVLYGASGYTGKLTAWKLATRGIPFIAAGRNAERLQAEMAKIPELKGHDYQCVGVGHDRASLAELFKGKQVVINVVGPFMQLGEPVVQAALDAGCHYFDTTGETDWMLYLQKEYAAAFERKELALCPANSYMWTEGAIAAEIALETPGIDSLDLLYYGDSQISVASTMSFLRMCTKPMYYLKGGELVQWPWATAYDVSVPGVHRILKAMPWGGAGEPVWYHRDPRVKNCQVLFSLGNQDMMMAVFGVLQQFEQEHRSLDAAAQEQVTNAIGQQITQVEPPRETPEVHRALVSCQARGNTQSVSVIIRGSCAYSQTGVFGAEAAMRVLNKQLKAVGFGSGARILGARQLLAAQAAEGYLSYDIKQQ, encoded by the coding sequence ATGGCAACGCAATACCAAGTCGTTTTGTACGGCGCCAGCGGCTACACCGGCAAGCTCACCGCCTGGAAGCTGGCCACGCGCGGCATTCCCTTCATCGCCGCCGGGCGCAATGCCGAGCGCCTGCAGGCCGAGATGGCCAAGATCCCTGAGCTCAAAGGCCACGACTACCAGTGCGTGGGCGTGGGCCACGACCGCGCCAGCCTGGCCGAGCTGTTCAAGGGCAAGCAGGTGGTCATCAACGTCGTCGGCCCCTTCATGCAACTGGGCGAGCCGGTGGTGCAAGCGGCGCTGGACGCGGGCTGCCACTACTTCGACACCACGGGCGAGACGGACTGGATGCTGTACCTGCAAAAGGAATACGCCGCCGCCTTCGAGCGCAAGGAGCTGGCGCTGTGCCCGGCCAACTCCTATATGTGGACGGAAGGCGCCATTGCCGCCGAGATTGCGCTGGAAACCCCGGGCATCGACAGCCTGGACCTGCTGTACTACGGCGACTCGCAGATCAGCGTGGCTTCCACCATGTCTTTCCTGCGCATGTGCACCAAGCCCATGTATTACCTCAAGGGCGGCGAACTGGTGCAATGGCCCTGGGCCACGGCGTATGACGTGAGCGTGCCCGGCGTGCACCGCATCCTCAAGGCCATGCCCTGGGGCGGCGCGGGCGAGCCGGTGTGGTACCACCGCGACCCCCGGGTGAAGAACTGCCAGGTGCTGTTCTCGCTGGGCAACCAGGACATGATGATGGCCGTCTTCGGCGTGCTGCAGCAGTTCGAGCAGGAGCACCGCAGCCTGGACGCCGCCGCGCAGGAGCAGGTAACCAACGCCATCGGCCAGCAGATCACCCAGGTGGAGCCGCCGCGCGAGACGCCCGAGGTGCACCGCGCCCTGGTGTCCTGCCAGGCGCGGGGCAACACGCAGTCGGTCAGCGTCATCATTCGCGGCAGCTGCGCCTACTCGCAGACCGGCGTGTTCGGCGCCGAGGCCGCCATGCGCGTGCTGAACAAGCAGCTCAAGGCCGTGGGCTTCGGCTCGGGCGCACGCATCCTGGGCGCACGCCAGCTGCTGGCCGCGCAGGCGGCGGAGGGCTACCTGTCCTACGACATCAAGCAGCAGTGA